In Opisthocomus hoazin isolate bOpiHoa1 chromosome 17, bOpiHoa1.hap1, whole genome shotgun sequence, one DNA window encodes the following:
- the SELENON gene encoding selenoprotein N: MAGPGAALPRLALALAVLAALVAVKYYRDAEAARQQELALKSLGSEGLFLFSSLDTNNDLYLSPEEFKPIAEKLTGVAPISEFEEEETPDPSGETLSIVAKFQPLVMETMTKSKDGFLGISHVALSGLRNWTAPAAPMSVMLARQFKAFLPPKNKLDLGDPWWIIPSELNIFTGYLSNNRFYPPPPKGKEIIIHRLLSMFHPRPFVKTRFAPQGAVACIQAISTFYYTIAFRIHAEFQLNEPPDFPFWFSPGQFTGYIVLSKDSSHVREFKLFVPNNRSLNVDMEWLYGASESSNMEVDIGYLPQMELESTGPSIPSVIHDENGNVIDSRDPSGEPIQFVFEEITWQQEIPWEEAAQKLEVAMYPFKKVSYLPFTQAFERAKAEKKLVHSILLWGALDDQSCUGSGRTLRETVLESSPILALLNESFISSWSLVKELEELQSNRENEFYSKLADLHLEKYNFPVEMIICLPNGTVIHHINANYFLDITSMKPEDVESSIFSFSTNFEDPSTATYLQFLKEGLQRAKPYLQT; the protein is encoded by the exons ATGGCGGGTCCCGGCGCGGCCCTTCCGCGCCTGGCTTTGGCTTTGGCCGTTTTGGCGGCTTTGGTGGCCGTGAAGTATTACCGGGACGCTGAGGCAGCCCGGCAGCAG GAGCTGGCACTGAAGTCTCTGGGAAGTGAGgggctctttctcttttcttccctggACACAAACAACGATCTGTACCTCAGTCCAGAAGAGTTCAAGCCGATAGCTGAGAAGCTGACGG GGGTTGCTCCCATCTCAGAATTTGAAGAGGAGGAGACGCCTGATCCGAGCGGGGAGACGTTGTCCATTGTGGCTAAATTTCAGCCTTTGGTCATGGAAACAATGACAAAGAGCAAAGACGGTTTCTTGGGA ATTTCTCACGTCGCTCTGTCTGGGCTGAGGAATTGGACTGCCCCAGCAGCCCCTATGAGCGTGATGCTCGCCAGGCAGTTTAAAGCCTTTCTTCCTCCGAAGAATAAACTGGATCTTGGGGATCCGTGGTGGATAATTCCTAGTGAATTGAACATCTTCACTGGGTATCTTTCCAACAACAGATTTTACCCTCCGCCTCCCAAGGGCAAAGAG ATCATAATCCACAGGCTTTTGAGCATGTTCCACCCACGCCCCTTCGTCAAAACCCGCTTCGCTCCCCAAGGAGCTGTGGCATGCATCCAAGCCATCAGCACCTTCTACTACACCATAGCGTTCAG GATCCACGCTGAGTTTCAGCTGAATGAGCCACCAGACTTCCCCTTCTGGTTTTCCCCAGGCCAGTTCACTGGTTACATCGTCCTCTCCAAGGATTCTTCCCACGTCCGAGAGTTTAAGCTCTTTGTCCCTAACAACAG GTCTCTGAACGTCGATATGGAGTGGCTGTATGGGGCGAGTGAAAGCAGCAACATGGAAGTGGATATCGGTTACCTGCCTCAG ATGGAGCTGGAATCAACAGGGCCTTCAATCCCCTCTGTGATCCATGACGAGAATGGGAATGTGATTGACAGCAGGGATCCCTCAGGGGAGCCCATTCAGTTTGTGTTCGAAGAGATAACCTGGCAGCAAGAAATCCCCTGGGAAGAGGCAGCCCAGAAGCTGGAAGTGGCCATGTATCCCTTTAAGAAG GTTTCCTATCTTCCCTTCACACAAGCTTTTGAGagagcaaaagcagaaaagaagctggtgcactcgatcctgctgtGGGGTGCCCTGGACGACCAGTCCTGCTGAG GTTCAGGGCGAACTCTCCGGGAGACCGTCCTGGAAAGTTCGCCCATCCTCGCCCTGCTGAACGAGAGTTTCATTAGCAGTTGGTCACTGGTGAAGGAGCTGGAAGAGCTGCAG agcaacagagagaatgaGTTCTACAGCAAGCTGGCTGACCTGCACCTGGAGAAATACAACTTCCCCGTGGAGATGATCATCTGCCTCCCCAACGGCACAGTG attCACCATATCAATGCTAACTACTTCCTGGACATTACTTCTATGAAGCCTGAAGATGTTGAAAGTAGCATCTTTAGTTTCTCAACCAATTTTGAAGACCCTTCAACTGCAACTTACCTCCAGTTCCTGAAGGAAGGACTGCAAAGAGCAAAACCATACCTGCAGACCTAA